In a genomic window of Physeter macrocephalus isolate SW-GA chromosome 14, ASM283717v5, whole genome shotgun sequence:
- the UQCC4 gene encoding ubiquinol-cytochrome c reductase complex assembly factor 4, which produces MSCVLRSPAAGALRVLGLVRWPFRSLHLPPGGRARAQPAAEGEEEDDPNRPLQFSSSKAIPFRWTVKHSLGREQQRPWWRVLPFSLCLMVLVIWCFFRQETSADRWLRRMLEEEVPEPSDRSEEPGTPVAHGART; this is translated from the exons ATGAGCTGCGTGCTGCGTTCGCCGGCTGCTGG GGCCCTCCGGGTACTGGGGCTCGTGCGCTGGCCTTTCCGAAGCCTGCATCTTCCGCCCGGTGGCCGGGCTCGTGCCCAGCCCGCGGCCGAGGGTGAGGAAGAGGATGACCCTAACCGCCCCCTTCAGTTTTCCTCCAGCAAAGCCATCCCGTTCCGCTGGACAGTGAAGCACTCCCTGGGAAGGGAGCAGCAGCGGCCCTGGTGGAGGGTGCTGCCCTTCAGCCTGTGCCTCATGGTTCTGGTCATCTGGTGCTTCTTTAGGCAGGAGACCAGCGCGGACCGGTGGTTGAGACGGATGTTGGAAGAAGAGGTACCGGAGCCCAGCGATCGTTCTGAAGAGCCTGGAACTCCGGTGGCCCATGGGGCGAGAACTTAA